A stretch of the Desertibacillus haloalkaliphilus genome encodes the following:
- a CDS encoding lipoate--protein ligase family protein → MKETWHFIDSGNCSPAYNMALDEALLDWHSKGKVPPVIRFYGWDPATLSVGYFQKVEKEINMEAVKKHHLGFVRRPTGGRGVLHDQELTYSVIVSEDHPEMPASVTEAYRVISQGILEGFREVGLDAYFAIPESKEDREALKNPRSAVCFDAPSWYELVVEGRKVAGSAQTRQKGVILQHGSIILEIDEDKLFDLFNYPNDRVRERMQRNFKNKAVAINALREKPLSLDEARTCFKNGFEKGLDIELVPYTLTKEEEAFVQKLAKDRYESDDWNYRK, encoded by the coding sequence ATGAAAGAAACATGGCATTTTATTGACTCAGGGAATTGTTCGCCCGCTTATAATATGGCACTTGATGAGGCATTATTAGACTGGCACAGCAAAGGGAAAGTCCCACCTGTGATTCGCTTTTATGGCTGGGATCCGGCAACCCTATCGGTTGGCTATTTCCAAAAGGTAGAAAAAGAAATTAATATGGAGGCTGTGAAAAAGCATCACTTAGGGTTTGTTCGTCGCCCTACAGGAGGGAGAGGGGTGCTCCATGATCAAGAGTTAACCTACAGTGTGATTGTGTCCGAGGATCACCCGGAAATGCCCGCAAGCGTGACGGAAGCATATCGCGTAATTTCGCAAGGCATCCTTGAAGGGTTCCGTGAAGTGGGGTTAGATGCCTACTTTGCGATTCCAGAATCTAAAGAGGATCGTGAAGCACTTAAAAACCCTAGATCAGCTGTTTGTTTTGATGCCCCTTCTTGGTATGAGCTCGTTGTTGAAGGAAGAAAAGTGGCCGGCAGTGCACAAACGAGACAAAAGGGTGTGATTCTTCAGCATGGTTCAATTATTTTAGAGATTGATGAAGATAAACTATTTGATCTTTTTAACTACCCAAATGACCGGGTTCGTGAGCGCATGCAGCGTAATTTTAAAAATAAGGCGGTGGCCATTAACGCATTAAGAGAAAAGCCTCTTTCACTAGATGAAGCCCGTACGTGCTTTAAAAATGGATTTGAAAAAGGATTAGATATTGAACTTGTTCCTTATACGCTAACAAAAGAAGAAGAGGCGTTTGTTCAAAAGCTGGCAAAAGATCGTTACGAATCCGATGATTGGAATTATCGTAAATAA
- a CDS encoding rhodanese-like domain-containing protein translates to MDFLWIILIAVLIFLIARRFIKPKYLQDLTPEEFRTGYRKAQLIDVREPREYDGGHILGARNIPMSQLRQRLNEIRTDQPVYLYCQSGARSKQAATILKKKRGCENLYHLKGGFKKWDGKIKKK, encoded by the coding sequence ATGGATTTTTTATGGATTATTCTAATTGCTGTACTGATTTTCTTAATTGCTAGACGCTTTATCAAGCCAAAATATTTACAAGATCTAACCCCAGAAGAATTCCGTACAGGTTATCGTAAAGCTCAGCTTATAGATGTACGTGAACCAAGAGAATATGATGGTGGTCATATCCTAGGTGCCCGCAACATCCCGATGTCGCAACTCCGCCAGCGTCTCAATGAAATTCGTACAGATCAACCGGTCTATCTTTACTGCCAATCAGGGGCAAGAAGTAAACAAGCCGCAACGATTTTGAAAAAGAAACGTGGCTGTGAAAACCTCTACCATCTAAAGGGTGGATTCAAAAAGTGGGACGGCAAAATTAAAAAGAAATAA